A genomic region of Ornithorhynchus anatinus isolate Pmale09 chromosome 7, mOrnAna1.pri.v4, whole genome shotgun sequence contains the following coding sequences:
- the C7H1orf116 gene encoding specifically androgen-regulated gene protein: MPEKELWPAGPGTDPVTRVGSRDSMTSADSTHSGFSDGSYDFLSAEEKECLLFLEETIGSLDRETDSGLSTDESEQALTPRTGRPQPVGLLTPQGHLEGSIQGPRQKSSFQPSSLQPPELKSGSHSLPRNIHISRVQLASESSSPKPQSSVTGPPPAVPRGSLLGPPESQGVNRSHPAVPESPSELDLVVIPPPEAFRDPHLEQESLLAGLLREGDQRAGRGRTEVKAQENLVQWPQNPPARREEAISQLMSHRTRQGDPEGTPGLLLPPPGFSSETMGPGNSPSEQEGDLRPHPGPPTAPKPRKLPPNIILKASRGSFHNNPQNWLSHRPEVSHGDPVPERSSPAHLALQEQRRARREALEKLGLPQDQDSEPNLHWTKPNSSPLAQPPTSAPAAVSPSPLARDPSPTPPVPRPPAPSAPPARSPSPTPPVARLPAPSAPLARAPSPTPPVTLPPAPTARASTPVPPLTQPPAPTGPLAWAPIQTPPVAQPPAPTAPLARAPSPSPHLVQPPTPALIQAASPPSARAPAPGLTQTPAPARPPAPASAPVPIHQDARVENPPSRPKPDQSLALAEGSIPGLRQLNFKSNTLERSGVGLSSYLSAEKDVGPKTSSSLGKVSFLEKISPSILRNTRPRPASLGTGSDFAGIQVGKMADVEQERNEKRLSYPLQSRSKLPRPPCVSVKITPKGATDEHRREALKKLGLLKE, translated from the exons ATGCCCGAAAAGGAGCTGTGGCCAGCGGGCCCCGGCACGGACCCCGTCACCCGCGTCGGCAGCCGCGACAGCATGACGAGTGCCGACTCTACCCACTCTGGATTT AGCGACGGCAGCTACGACTTCCTGTCAGCGGAGGAGAAGGAGTGCCttctcttcctggaggagaccatCGGCTCCCTGGACCGAGAAACGGACAGTGGGCTGTCCACCGACGAGTCCGAGCAGGCCCTGACGCCCAGGACTGGGAGACCGCAACCTGTAGGCCTCTTGACGCCTCAGG GCCATCTGGAAGGAAGTATCCAAGGCCCAAGACAGAAGAGCAGCTTTCAGCCCAGCTCACTTCAGCCCCCCGAGCTCAAGTCCGGCTCCCATAGCCTCCCAAGGAACATCCACATTAGCCGAGTCCAGCTGGCCAGTGAGAGCTCTTCCCCTAAGCCTCAAAGCTCAGTCACTGGGCCTCCTCCTGCAGTGCCCAGAGGTTCCCTGCTGGGGCCCCCCGAGAGTCAGGGGGTCAACAGAAGCCACCCGGCTGTCCCGGAAAGCCCGTCCGAATTGGACCTGGTGGTCATCccacctccagaggccttccgGGACCCACACCTGGAGCAAGAGTCCCTGCTGGCTGGCCTGCTCCGGGAAGGGGACCAGAGGGCAGGGCGAGGGAGGACCGAGGTGAAGGCACAGGAAAACCTTGTCCAGTGGCCCCAGAATCCACCGGCAAGGAGAGAGGAAGCTATTtcccagctcatgtcccacagaACCAGACAGGGGGACCCGGAAGGGACCCCGGGGCTTCTCTTGCCGCCTCCTGGCTTCTCCTCAGAGACTATGGGGCCCGGAAACTCCCCTTCTGAACAAGAGGGGGATCTGAGACCCCACCCTGGCCCTCCAACAGCTCCAAAGCCCAGGAAACTGCCCCCCAATATCATCCTGAAAGCCAGTCGGGGCAGCTTCCATAATAACCCCCAGAACTGGCTGTCCCACCGCCCCGAAGTCTCCCACGGTGACCCGGTCCCCGAGCGATCGAGCCCAGCTCATTTGGCCCTGCAGGAACAGAGGAGAGCCCGGCGGGAGGCCTTGGAGAAGTTGGGGCTGCCTCAGGATCAAGACAGCGAACCCAACCTCCATTGGACCAAGCCAAACAGCTCCCCTCTAGCTCAGCCTCCCACTTCTGCTCCGGCTGcagtttctccttcccctctagcTCGGGACCCTTCACCGACTCCTCCTGTGCCTCGGCCTCCCGCTCCCAGCGCTCCTCCAGCTCGGTCCCCTTCTCCGACTCCCCCTGTGGCTCGGCTTCCTGCTCCCAGTGCTCCTCTAGCTCGGGCCCCTTCTCCGACTCCCCCTGTGACTCTGCCTCCCGCTCCCACTGCTCGGGCTTCTACTCCGGTTCCTCCGTTGACTCAGCCTCCTGCCCCCACTGGCCCTCTAGCTTGGGCTCCTATTCAGACTCCCCCTGTGGCTCAGCCTCCGGCTCCCACCGCCCCTCTAGCTCGggccccctctccatctcctcatctggtTCAGCCTCCCACTCCTGCACTGATTCAGGCGGCTTCTCCGCCTTCGGCTCGGGCTCCCGCTCCAGGTCTGACTCAGACTCCTGCCCCCGCTCGGCCTCCCGCTCCCGCATCCGCGCCTGTCCCCATTCACCAGGATGCCAGAGTAGAGAATCCCCCATCTAGGCCAAAGCCTGACCAGAGTTTGGCCCTGGCGGAGGGTTCCATCCCCGGCCTGAGGCAGTTGAACTTCAAATCCAACACCCTGGAGCGTTCGGGGGTCGGGCTGAGCAGCTACCTCTCGGCCGAGAAGGACGTTGGCCCCAAGACCAGCAGCTCGCTGGGCAAGGTCTCCTTTCTGGAAAAGATCTCTCCCAGCATCCTACGCAacacccggccccgcccggcctcctTGGGCACAGGTTCGGACTTTGCCGGCATCCAGGTGGGCAAGATGGCTGACGTGGAGCAGGAGAGGAATGAAAAACGCTTGTCCTACCCCTTGCAGAGCCGCTCCAAGCTGCCTCGACCTCCTTGCGTCAGTGTCAAGATCACCCCCAAGGGTGCTACGGATGAGCACCGGAGAGAGGCTCTCAAGAAGCTTGGTCTGCTGAAGGAGTAG